A section of the Elizabethkingia anophelis R26 genome encodes:
- a CDS encoding 3-hydroxyacyl-CoA dehydrogenase NAD-binding domain-containing protein: MNIGVIGSGTMGIGIAQVASANGCNVFLFDANSSQTEKALQNLKQTLTKLAEKQKISVEESEQIFSRVKFCTTLQELKDSDLVIEAIIENKEIKTKVFSELEDYVSDICIIGSNTSSISITSLSSELKRPERFIGIHFFNPAPLMPLVEIIPGLLTNEQLPQKVYDLMKSWKKVPVIAKDIPGFIVNRIARPYYGEALRIVEENIATPQQVDDAMTSLGNFRMGPFELMDLIGIDVNFAVTTTVYKDYFYDPKYKPSLLQQRMAEAKLLGRKTNRGFYDYREGAVKPAVHKDDALYEKIFIRIISMLVNEAVEAKRLGIANDEDIELAMQKGVNYPKGLLNWGKEIGYKTISETLQNLYNEYQEERYRQSPLLDKI; this comes from the coding sequence ATGAATATAGGAGTAATCGGCTCAGGAACAATGGGGATTGGAATAGCTCAGGTAGCTTCAGCCAATGGATGTAATGTGTTTTTGTTTGATGCAAATTCTTCGCAAACTGAAAAAGCATTACAAAACCTGAAACAAACATTGACGAAGCTAGCCGAGAAACAAAAGATATCCGTTGAAGAATCTGAACAAATTTTTAGCAGAGTCAAATTTTGTACAACACTGCAAGAGCTGAAAGATTCCGATTTAGTTATTGAAGCCATTATTGAAAACAAAGAGATTAAAACCAAAGTGTTTTCAGAGCTGGAGGATTATGTATCCGATATTTGTATAATTGGCTCCAATACATCTTCTATTTCTATTACTTCATTATCGTCTGAGTTGAAAAGACCAGAACGCTTTATTGGTATTCATTTTTTCAACCCTGCACCTTTGATGCCTTTGGTGGAGATTATCCCAGGATTACTTACAAATGAACAACTGCCACAAAAGGTTTATGATCTGATGAAATCGTGGAAGAAAGTTCCGGTAATTGCGAAGGATATTCCCGGTTTTATCGTCAACAGAATTGCGCGCCCTTATTATGGCGAAGCATTAAGAATTGTTGAAGAAAATATTGCAACACCACAACAGGTAGATGATGCTATGACCAGTCTGGGCAATTTTAGAATGGGACCTTTTGAACTGATGGATCTTATCGGAATCGATGTGAACTTTGCTGTAACAACAACTGTTTATAAAGATTATTTCTACGATCCTAAATATAAACCTTCCTTATTACAGCAACGTATGGCAGAAGCCAAGCTTTTGGGTAGAAAAACAAATCGGGGATTTTATGACTATCGGGAAGGAGCTGTAAAGCCTGCCGTTCATAAGGATGATGCATTATATGAAAAGATTTTTATAAGAATTATTTCTATGCTGGTTAATGAGGCTGTGGAGGCCAAAAGACTAGGTATCGCCAATGATGAAGATATAGAATTGGCGATGCAGAAAGGTGTAAATTATCCTAAAGGCTTACTAAACTGGGGAAAAGAAATTGGTTACAAAACTATATCCGAAACACTTCAAAATCTTTATAACGAATACCAGGAAGAGCGCTACAGACAAAGCCCGTTACTCGATAAAATATAA
- a CDS encoding enoyl-CoA hydratase/isomerase family protein gives MEYTQIDIESKLEGKLKIAYLNQPESYNSLNKKMLSEIRHFMEECDKDEKVRCIAISGRGKAFCSGQNLKEALALGKDAEEERIIQRMVIDYYNPMVKSIVKNSKPVIALVNGPAVGAGAMLGLICDFTLATENSYFSQAFVNIGLIPDTAGTYYLPKLLGRQLASYLAFTGKKLSSAEAKQLGLIADVFKDEEFEAKAGEVLAQISNLPTKAIGLTKKAFNNSYTNTLSEQLDLEGIYQQDAAETEDFKEGVRAFLEKRQPDYKGK, from the coding sequence ATGGAATATACTCAAATTGATATTGAATCAAAATTAGAAGGAAAACTAAAAATAGCTTATCTCAACCAACCCGAAAGTTATAATTCGCTTAACAAAAAAATGTTGAGTGAAATTCGTCATTTTATGGAAGAATGTGACAAAGACGAAAAGGTGAGATGTATTGCGATATCCGGAAGGGGAAAAGCATTTTGTTCAGGTCAGAATCTTAAGGAAGCTTTAGCATTAGGCAAAGATGCTGAAGAAGAGAGAATCATACAACGTATGGTTATCGACTACTATAATCCAATGGTGAAATCCATTGTAAAAAATTCAAAACCTGTTATTGCATTGGTTAATGGTCCTGCGGTAGGAGCAGGTGCTATGTTGGGGCTTATCTGTGATTTTACACTGGCTACAGAGAATTCTTATTTTTCACAAGCATTTGTGAATATCGGATTGATTCCGGATACTGCAGGAACTTATTATTTGCCAAAACTATTAGGCAGACAATTGGCCAGCTATTTAGCATTTACCGGAAAGAAACTTTCATCGGCCGAAGCGAAGCAGTTGGGATTAATAGCTGATGTCTTCAAAGATGAGGAGTTTGAGGCAAAAGCGGGTGAAGTTTTGGCTCAGATATCTAATCTGCCAACAAAAGCAATTGGTTTAACCAAAAAAGCTTTCAATAATTCTTATACCAATACATTGAGTGAGCAGTTGGATTTAGAAGGTATTTACCAACAAGATGCTGCTGAAACTGAAGACTTCAAAGAAGGAGTAAGAGCATTTTTAGAGAAAAGACAACCAGATTATAAAGGAAAATAA
- the paaD gene encoding 1,2-phenylacetyl-CoA epoxidase subunit PaaD, with the protein MNELLDILKTIPDPEIPVIDIVELGIVREARVLDENICEVTITPTYSACPAMFTIEEDITKVMKENGWDAKVVTKMFPIWTTDWLTDEAREKLRAYGITPPERGADEHHIGKPKKCPRCGSMHTKQISRFGSTLCKASYQCLDCLEPFDYFKCH; encoded by the coding sequence ATGAATGAACTTTTAGACATATTAAAAACAATTCCTGACCCGGAAATTCCGGTAATTGATATTGTGGAATTAGGTATTGTAAGAGAGGCCAGAGTGCTTGATGAAAATATTTGTGAAGTAACTATTACGCCTACTTATTCTGCTTGCCCGGCAATGTTTACTATTGAAGAAGATATTACCAAAGTAATGAAGGAGAACGGGTGGGATGCAAAAGTAGTAACCAAAATGTTTCCGATCTGGACAACTGATTGGTTAACTGATGAAGCCAGAGAGAAATTAAGAGCCTATGGAATTACACCTCCTGAAAGAGGAGCAGACGAACATCATATCGGAAAACCTAAGAAATGTCCACGTTGTGGATCTATGCATACCAAACAGATCAGCAGATTTGGATCTACTTTGTGCAAAGCATCCTATCAATGCTTAGATTGTCTGGAACCCTTTGATTATTTTAAATGCCATTGA